The Vagococcus penaei genome includes the window TCCTAATGCTTGGATGCTAAATTATTCTAATCCAGCAGCAATCGTAGCCGAAGCAACACGTAAATTAAGACCGAATTCAAAAATTATTAATATTTGTGACATGCCTGTTGGAATTGAAGAACGAATGGCTAAAGCTATTGGCTTATCTTCACGTAAAGAGATGGTTGTCCGTTACTATGGATTGAATCATTTTGGTTGGTGGACAGATATTAGAGATTTAGAGGGTAATGACTTAATGCCTCAGATTAAAGCACATGTTGGTAAACATGGTTATTCATTGAAAGAAGAGATGGAAGAATCTCAACATACCGATGCTAGTTGGATGGATACATTCTCAAAGGCTAAAGATTTATATGCTGTAGATCCAGATACGCTACCAAATACCTATTTAAAATATTATTTGTATCCTCAAGAAGCTGTAGAGCATGCTAATCCTGAGTATACACGTGCCAATGAAGTCATGGATGGTCGTGAAAAACATGTTTTTGGTGAATGTGATAAAATTGTTGCCAATGGTACAGCAAAAGGTTCTAGCTTAGAGATTGATGAGCACGCTAGTTATATTGTAGACTTAGCTAGAGCGATTGCTTATAACACACATGAACGGATGCTGTTAATTGTTGAAAATAAAGGTGCTATTGTGAATTTTGATGAAACGGCAATGGTAGAAGTGCCATGTATTGTTGGTGTGAATGGTCCAGAACCACTTGTTCAAGGAACAATCCCACGTTTCCAAAAAGGAATGATGGAGCAACAAGTTGCTGTAGAAAAACTAGTAGTAGAAGCTTGGGCAGAAGGATCTTATCAAAAACTATGGCAAGCTTTAACGTTATCTAAAACGGTACCGAATGCTGGTGTTGCGAAAGAGTTGCTAGATGCTTTAATTGAAGCGAATAAAGGTTTCTGGCCAGAATTGAGTTAATTTAAAGATAATTATTGAACGAATAGTCTCGAAATATTTTATTGCACTCCTTATTATCATGTATAATGATAGTAGGTTAACAATAAGAAGGGGGCTATTCGTTTGATTTTAGACCAATTGTTGAATAATGATCAAAGTAAATTGAGTGATTTAGATAAGGAACTATTAAAATATATCATTGAAAATAAAAGCTCAGTTACTCAATTCAGTATTTCGGAATTAAGTGAAAAATCTTATGTTTCCAAATCGACTATTATTCGTTTAATGAAAAAATTAGGCTTTTCGGGGTATTCAGAATTTAAATTCTTACTCAATCAAGAAACAAAGCAAAAAAAAGCAATGAAAAAAGCAGGATTTGATTTGTTCAAAAGTCAGACAGCTGATATTCAGAATACATTAAAGAATATCGATAATGATGGAATTCAGCAAGCTACAGATTTACTTGCTATTAGCCAAATTATTTATTGTTATGGAACAGGTTACTCTCAAAGAAAAGCAGCCGAAGAATTTTCCAAGCAATTAATTGCTTGTGGAAAAAAAGTCATTCTAATTCCTGATCAGACTGAATTAGAGATGATGATGAGTATTATGACCAGTCAAGATTGTTTGGTAATTGTCTCTTTAAGCGGTGAGACACCAGGTATAAAAAATACGCTGTTGGAATTAAATATCAGAAGTATTAAAATTATTTCAGTCACCCGTTCGGGAGCTAATTTTATTTCCCAACATGCGACACATCATTTTTTTTATTATCTAACGGAATTTCCTGTTAGAGAAAATATTGAAACATTATCTTTTGTCACTTTGCACTTATTATTGGATTATATCGTTCGATTTTATGTCACACATTACAATGAATTGGAGTGAATACTATGTTTGGAATCAAGCGAACTAATTTATGGAGAAATATATTAGTAGGATATTGGATACTTATACCTGTTGTCTTCCTCTGTTACACAGGTATGACTAGTTTGAAATTATCAGTCACTTTTAAAGAATTATTAACTAATACTGGTACATTTGCAGTAGGCTTATTATTAAGCTGTCTAATGATTGTACTAGCTTTAATGCTTTTGATGATTGATAAAACTCAAGTAAGTCAACATAGTATTCTTGGTAGATATCTAGTATTCGCTATGATTCAACAAGTTTTAACACTTAATTTTGTTGGTGTAATTATAGCATTCTTTTACTACCGGACTTTACCTGTAAAAAGCCAACAAGATAAGATTTTAACGTTTATGCCAATTTTAATCATGGCTATTCTATTATTATTGTCTGTCCTAATGAGCCTAATTAGTTTTAATTTATTCAATACTTCTGTTTAGAAAAAAGCTGTTTAGAACGTTTCTTCTAACGTTTAAAACAGCTTTTTTTAGTTAAAATGATGAGTTAGGTGTACCTAAAAAGGCTAATTCTTCCACTGTTGATAAACGTCCTAAGATGACATTGCGATGTGGGTAGCGACCAAAACGGTCAATTATAGTTTTATGTTGAATTTCAAAATCAAGATAAGACTCAAGTCCTGGACTCGCAAAAAGTTTAACGGCTTCTTGGTGAATGATAGGTGATTCTGAATGCATGTATGGCATTAGTAGAAAGGCTAGTTCATCAGTAGTCAATTGCTCAGTTTGCTGGGTAGCAACCGCTTCTTGTGCCAAAATTAAGGCCAGTGAATCATAGGCAAAAGCTTGTGGAGTCTGACGAAACATATTACGTGAGAATTGATCAAGAACAATGATTTCAGCTAAGCGCCCATGAATTGTTTGGCGCCAGTTAGCTCCTTCACATTTAGCTAGAGCTTGATGTGTCTCAAAAAATTGTTGACGAATTTGTTGATCAAAAGCAATATCTTTTTTAAAGCGTTGTTCTGGTGTGGCATCCTTAAACCAAAATGTTAAAACATCTGCTGGTTGTTGCATCCTAAAACCTTCTTTCATTCAAAGTATTATTTTCATTATTGTACCATTATTTGTGAAGGGCGTAAAAATAAGCGCCCATGAAATTAGTCATTTATATACTAAGCAAGAGGTAAGAGGCAATAAGCTTAGCTAGTTTTTTTAGGGTGTCTTTTGGTATAATAGATTATGTCAGTAATGTAAACGGTCTTATTAGGAGGAGCAAACATGACGTTAGAAAAATTAAAAAACGGGTCAGATATTCGTGGAATTGCGATTACTACGGAGGAATTTCCAGCAACCTTGACAGCCACTGAAGCGAAGCAAATTGGTTTTGGGATTCTAAACTGGTTAACCCAACAGAAAAAGTTACCGTTATCGGGACTTAAATTAGCCATTGGACATGATAGTCGTTTATCTGCAGATGTGTTGAAAGAAGCCTTGGTTGAGACATGGTTGAAAGCAGGCGTTACTGTCATTGATACCGGATTAGCAACCACACCGGCTATGTTTATGGCAACCAAGTTTGCTGATTTTGATGTAGATGCAAGTGTGATGATTACAGCGAGTCATTTGCCTTACTACTATAACGGTATTAAAATTTTTACCCGTGATGGTGGCGCCGAGCATGAAGATATTGATTTTATTATGTCTCATACAGATACTATAAATTTGGAAAATCAATCAGGACAAGTGATTACTCAATCAATTATCCCAACTTATGCACAAGATTTAGTGACTAAGATTCAACAGGGAACATCTTTAGAAAAACCTTTAGCAGGATTTCATATTGTTTTAGATGCTGGAAATGGTGCGGGTGGTTTCTTTGCACCTTTAGTTTTGGAAGCCTTAGGTGCGGATATTACCGGTAGCCAATTTTTAGAACCAGATGGTCATTTTCCAAACCATATGCCTAATCCGGATAATAAAGAAGCAATGGCTAGCATCCGCCAAGCGGTTTTAGCAAATCAAGCTGATTTAGGTGTTATTTTTGACACAGATGTTGATCGAGCAGCGGTTGTTGATGCTACTGGAGCTGTCATCAATCGAAATAATCTAATCGCTGTTTTAGCACAAATTATTTTAGTCGATGGTGCCAATCAAACGATTGTGACTAACTCCCCAACGTCAAGTCATTTGAAAACGTTTATTGAATCTTTAGGAGGCAAACAAGTTCGTTACTTATGTGGCTACCGCAATGTGATTAACAAAGCGATAGAATTGAATAAACAAGGCATTTCTACACCATTAGCCATTGAAACAAGCGGACATGCAGCTTTCAAGGAAAATTACTTTTTAGACGATGGGGCATATGTGATTGCTAAGATTTTAATGCTACTTCCTAAATTGCGTCAAGAGGGTAAGACATTAAGTGACCTTATTTCAGGGTTAAAACAGCCAGTGGAAACAGATGAATACCGTTTTAAAATTAAAACAACGGATGATCGCGCGACAGGACGAGCAATTATTAGTCGATTGGAAGATTTTGTGAATGAAACGCCAGGTTTTACTGTTGATTTTGATAATGAAGAAGGTATCCGAGTTAATGTCAATGAAACATATGGTTCGGGTTGGTTTTTATTACGCTTAAGTTTACATGAACCGTTATTAGTCCTACAAGTTGAAAATGATATGTTTGGTAAAAATCATGAAGTGGTTAGTAAATTAGCAACATTCTTTGAAAAGTATGAAACGGAAATCGATAGTCACGCATTACAAGCTTTCCGTTAATTCCGTTAGCTACAAGTGTTGACTATTGAGTCGTAATTGACATTAAATTTGAAGAATGATAGAATCGAACGTGTGTCATAACGGCAAATTAGTCATTAAGTTGATTGATTAGAATAGTTAGTGAATACGGACAATAAATGATTAACCTGAGTAGATTAATAAATGAATAAATTAAATAGCACACTTTTGGAATAGTAAAGGGTCACTTACCATTGACAGAGAGAAATCATTTGCTGAAAGATTTTAATGTAAGTCCTTGAACCTACCAGATTACTAGGTTAGATACCTTTATCATCTAAACATAAGTTGTAAAGTAAACTCTACTTTGAAGCAAGGTGGTACCGCCGATTCAGGTCCTTGCATCAAGTAGAGTTTTTTATTTTTTTTATAGAAAAGTATTGAATTTCAAAAAATAGGAGGCACTAAAATGGCTAAGAAAAATGGTTTTGTGAAGCAAATTACAAGTCGAGATGATGATTTTGCAAAATGGTATACGGATGTGTGTTTAAAAGCAGAATTATGTGACTATTCAAGTGTGAAAGGGTGTATGGTTGTTCGCCCAACCGGGACAGCATTATGGGAAAAAATTAAGGAAATTATTGATACTGAGCTAAAATCAACAGGTCATGAAAATGTCTTAATGCCAATGTTTATCCCTGAGAGTTTATTATTAAAAGAAGCTGAGCACGTTGAAGGCTTTGCACCAGAAGTTGCTTGGGTAACCCAAGGTGGGAACAACGAATTACAAGAACGTTTAGCTGTTCGTCCAACATCTGAAGTGTTATTCTGTGAACATTTTAAAAAGATTATTCATTCTCACCGTGATTTGCCTGTTTTATATAATCAATGGGTAAGTGTGGTACGTTGGGAGAAAAATACACGTCCATTTTTACGTACGACTGAATTTTTCTGGCAAGAGGGTCATACGAGCCATGCTAGTTATGAAGAAGCGGATACTGAAGCGCGTAATATTTTAGATTTATATGTACGTGTGTGTCAAGATGTTTTAGCGATTCCAATTGTAACTGGAATTAAATCTGAAAGTGAAAAATTTGCCGGAGCGGATAAAACATATACAAATGAAACATTAATGTATGATGGTAAAGCCTTACAAATTGCTACATCGCACAACTTGGGAGACCATTTTGGAAAAGCCTTTGAGATTATGTATACTGACAAAGAAGGTAAGGAACAATTCGTTAACACAACTTCTTGGGGAATTACGACTCGCTCAATTGGTGGGATGATTATGGTTCATAGTGATGACCGTGGATTAGTCTTACCTCCAAGAGTAGCACCAACTCAAGTTATGATTGTCCCAATCGCTCAACACAAAGAAGGCGTTCTTGATAAAGCCTTTGACTTGAAAGCTCAATTAGCAAGCGATATGACGGTTAAAGTGGACGATAGTGACAAACAACCAGGCTGGAAATTTAGTGAAGCGGAGATGAAGGGTTACCCAATTCGTTTAGAAATTGGACCTAAAGATATTGAAGCAGGTCACGTTGTAGCTGTTCGTCGTGACACGTTAGAAAAAGTGACATTACCACTAGACGATAACTTAAATGCGACATTACTTGAGTTGCTTGACACTATTCATGTGGATATGTTTAACCGTGCCAAAGAAAGACAACAAGAAAAAACACGCGTAGCTCATACTAAAGAAGAATTCAATGAGTTAATTGCTGAAGGTGGTTTTGTTTTAGCACCTTGGGCTGGTGATGAAGCAGTTGAAGATATGGTGAAAGAAGAAACTGGTGCAACGACACGTTGTTGGAGTTTTGAGCACCAAAACGATGATTTAACTGGTGTGAAAGATTTGTGGACTGGTGAAGATGCTAAGTACATGATGCATTGGGCAAGAGCGTATTAAACTAAATAATCTAAAAGACGTTCGCTAAATCATTTTAGCGAACGTCTTTTAGTTATTAATAAAGATTTTTATTGGTATGATTTTTTGTTTGATATAAAATTTCCAGTTAGCTTTTTTTGTTAAACAGTTGTCTGATTTTATCCTTATTTTGTTTGTATCGTGAATAAGTATAAAA containing:
- a CDS encoding 6-phospho-alpha-glucosidase; the encoded protein is MKMKKFSIVIAGGGSTFTPGIVLMLLDNLERFPIRQIKFYDNLDERQKHIADACRIIIKESAPDIHFLSTTDPKEAFTDVDFVMAHIRVGLYAMREKDEKIPLNYGVLGQETCGPGGISYGMRSIGGVLELIDYMEQYSPNAWMLNYSNPAAIVAEATRKLRPNSKIINICDMPVGIEERMAKAIGLSSRKEMVVRYYGLNHFGWWTDIRDLEGNDLMPQIKAHVGKHGYSLKEEMEESQHTDASWMDTFSKAKDLYAVDPDTLPNTYLKYYLYPQEAVEHANPEYTRANEVMDGREKHVFGECDKIVANGTAKGSSLEIDEHASYIVDLARAIAYNTHERMLLIVENKGAIVNFDETAMVEVPCIVGVNGPEPLVQGTIPRFQKGMMEQQVAVEKLVVEAWAEGSYQKLWQALTLSKTVPNAGVAKELLDALIEANKGFWPELS
- a CDS encoding MurR/RpiR family transcriptional regulator — encoded protein: MILDQLLNNDQSKLSDLDKELLKYIIENKSSVTQFSISELSEKSYVSKSTIIRLMKKLGFSGYSEFKFLLNQETKQKKAMKKAGFDLFKSQTADIQNTLKNIDNDGIQQATDLLAISQIIYCYGTGYSQRKAAEEFSKQLIACGKKVILIPDQTELEMMMSIMTSQDCLVIVSLSGETPGIKNTLLELNIRSIKIISVTRSGANFISQHATHHFFYYLTEFPVRENIETLSFVTLHLLLDYIVRFYVTHYNELE
- the proS gene encoding proline--tRNA ligase: MAKKNGFVKQITSRDDDFAKWYTDVCLKAELCDYSSVKGCMVVRPTGTALWEKIKEIIDTELKSTGHENVLMPMFIPESLLLKEAEHVEGFAPEVAWVTQGGNNELQERLAVRPTSEVLFCEHFKKIIHSHRDLPVLYNQWVSVVRWEKNTRPFLRTTEFFWQEGHTSHASYEEADTEARNILDLYVRVCQDVLAIPIVTGIKSESEKFAGADKTYTNETLMYDGKALQIATSHNLGDHFGKAFEIMYTDKEGKEQFVNTTSWGITTRSIGGMIMVHSDDRGLVLPPRVAPTQVMIVPIAQHKEGVLDKAFDLKAQLASDMTVKVDDSDKQPGWKFSEAEMKGYPIRLEIGPKDIEAGHVVAVRRDTLEKVTLPLDDNLNATLLELLDTIHVDMFNRAKERQQEKTRVAHTKEEFNELIAEGGFVLAPWAGDEAVEDMVKEETGATTRCWSFEHQNDDLTGVKDLWTGEDAKYMMHWARAY
- a CDS encoding phosphomannomutase/phosphoglucomutase, which produces MTLEKLKNGSDIRGIAITTEEFPATLTATEAKQIGFGILNWLTQQKKLPLSGLKLAIGHDSRLSADVLKEALVETWLKAGVTVIDTGLATTPAMFMATKFADFDVDASVMITASHLPYYYNGIKIFTRDGGAEHEDIDFIMSHTDTINLENQSGQVITQSIIPTYAQDLVTKIQQGTSLEKPLAGFHIVLDAGNGAGGFFAPLVLEALGADITGSQFLEPDGHFPNHMPNPDNKEAMASIRQAVLANQADLGVIFDTDVDRAAVVDATGAVINRNNLIAVLAQIILVDGANQTIVTNSPTSSHLKTFIESLGGKQVRYLCGYRNVINKAIELNKQGISTPLAIETSGHAAFKENYFLDDGAYVIAKILMLLPKLRQEGKTLSDLISGLKQPVETDEYRFKIKTTDDRATGRAIISRLEDFVNETPGFTVDFDNEEGIRVNVNETYGSGWFLLRLSLHEPLLVLQVENDMFGKNHEVVSKLATFFEKYETEIDSHALQAFR
- a CDS encoding DUF924 family protein, which encodes MQQPADVLTFWFKDATPEQRFKKDIAFDQQIRQQFFETHQALAKCEGANWRQTIHGRLAEIIVLDQFSRNMFRQTPQAFAYDSLALILAQEAVATQQTEQLTTDELAFLLMPYMHSESPIIHQEAVKLFASPGLESYLDFEIQHKTIIDRFGRYPHRNVILGRLSTVEELAFLGTPNSSF